A genome region from Drosophila simulans strain w501 chromosome 2R, Prin_Dsim_3.1, whole genome shotgun sequence includes the following:
- the LOC6736083 gene encoding ion transport peptide-like isoform X1, which yields MPSASLAGRPSDGSHRIAAMAAFTMCSRNIKISVVLFLVLIPIFAALPHNHNLSKRSNFFDLECKGIFNKTMFFRLDRICEDCYQLFRETSIHRLCKKDCFDSKWFGECLKVLLIPEEEISNLQHFLRVVNGSPISFNMGPQT from the exons ATGCCCTCCGCATCCCTCGCCGGTCGGCCCTCGGACGGAAGCCATAGAATCGCTGCAATGGCAGCATTCACT ATGTGTTCCCGCAACATAAAGATCTCGGTGGTGCTGTTTCTCGTCCTGATACCAATCTTCGCCGCCTTGCCACACAACCACAATCTGTCGAAGCGCAGCAACTTCTTCGACCTGGAGTGCAAGGGCATCTTCAACAAGACCATGTTCTTCCGACTGGACCGCATCTGCGAGGACTGCTACCAGTTGTTCCGCGAGACGAGTATACACCGATTATGCAA GAAAGACTGCTTTGATTCAAAATGGTTTGGCGAATGCCTGAAAGTGCTGTTAATACCCGAAGAGGAAATATCCAACCTACAGCACTTTCTGAGAGTAGTGAACGGCTCGCCCATATCCTTCAACATGGGGCCGCAAACATAA
- the LOC6736083 gene encoding ion transport peptide isoform X2 — translation MCSRNIKISVVLFLVLIPIFAALPHNHNLSKRSNFFDLECKGIFNKTMFFRLDRICEDCYQLFRETSIHRLCKQECFGSPFFNACIEALQLHEEMDKYNEWRDTLGRK, via the exons ATGTGTTCCCGCAACATAAAGATCTCGGTGGTGCTGTTTCTCGTCCTGATACCAATCTTCGCCGCCTTGCCACACAACCACAATCTGTCGAAGCGCAGCAACTTCTTCGACCTGGAGTGCAAGGGCATCTTCAACAAGACCATGTTCTTCCGACTGGACCGCATCTGCGAGGACTGCTACCAGTTGTTCCGCGAGACGAGTATACACCGATTATGCAA GCAAGAATGCTTCGGATCGCCCTTCTTCAACGCCTGCATAGAGGCTCTTCAGCTGCACGAGGAGATGGACAAGTATAACGAATGGCGCGATACCCTGGGTCGCAAGTAA
- the LOC6736083 gene encoding crustacean hyperglycemic hormone isoform X3: MKKLSLNMCSRNIKISVVLFLVLIPIFAALPHNHNLSKRSNFFDLECKGIFNKTMFFRLDRICEDCYQLFRETSIHRLCKKDCFDSKWFGECLKVLLIPEEEISNLQHFLRVVNGSPISFNMGPQT; encoded by the exons ATGTGTTCCCGCAACATAAAGATCTCGGTGGTGCTGTTTCTCGTCCTGATACCAATCTTCGCCGCCTTGCCACACAACCACAATCTGTCGAAGCGCAGCAACTTCTTCGACCTGGAGTGCAAGGGCATCTTCAACAAGACCATGTTCTTCCGACTGGACCGCATCTGCGAGGACTGCTACCAGTTGTTCCGCGAGACGAGTATACACCGATTATGCAA GAAAGACTGCTTTGATTCAAAATGGTTTGGCGAATGCCTGAAAGTGCTGTTAATACCCGAAGAGGAAATATCCAACCTACAGCACTTTCTGAGAGTAGTGAACGGCTCGCCCATATCCTTCAACATGGGGCCGCAAACATAA
- the LOC6736083 gene encoding crustacean hyperglycemic hormone isoform X4 encodes MMCSRNIKISVVLFLVLIPIFAALPHNHNLSKRSNFFDLECKGIFNKTMFFRLDRICEDCYQLFRETSIHRLCKKDCFDSKWFGECLKVLLIPEEEISNLQHFLRVVNGSPISFNMGPQT; translated from the exons ATGTGTTCCCGCAACATAAAGATCTCGGTGGTGCTGTTTCTCGTCCTGATACCAATCTTCGCCGCCTTGCCACACAACCACAATCTGTCGAAGCGCAGCAACTTCTTCGACCTGGAGTGCAAGGGCATCTTCAACAAGACCATGTTCTTCCGACTGGACCGCATCTGCGAGGACTGCTACCAGTTGTTCCGCGAGACGAGTATACACCGATTATGCAA GAAAGACTGCTTTGATTCAAAATGGTTTGGCGAATGCCTGAAAGTGCTGTTAATACCCGAAGAGGAAATATCCAACCTACAGCACTTTCTGAGAGTAGTGAACGGCTCGCCCATATCCTTCAACATGGGGCCGCAAACATAA
- the LOC6736083 gene encoding crustacean hyperglycemic hormone isoform X5 — translation MCSRNIKISVVLFLVLIPIFAALPHNHNLSKRSNFFDLECKGIFNKTMFFRLDRICEDCYQLFRETSIHRLCKKDCFDSKWFGECLKVLLIPEEEISNLQHFLRVVNGSPISFNMGPQT, via the exons ATGTGTTCCCGCAACATAAAGATCTCGGTGGTGCTGTTTCTCGTCCTGATACCAATCTTCGCCGCCTTGCCACACAACCACAATCTGTCGAAGCGCAGCAACTTCTTCGACCTGGAGTGCAAGGGCATCTTCAACAAGACCATGTTCTTCCGACTGGACCGCATCTGCGAGGACTGCTACCAGTTGTTCCGCGAGACGAGTATACACCGATTATGCAA GAAAGACTGCTTTGATTCAAAATGGTTTGGCGAATGCCTGAAAGTGCTGTTAATACCCGAAGAGGAAATATCCAACCTACAGCACTTTCTGAGAGTAGTGAACGGCTCGCCCATATCCTTCAACATGGGGCCGCAAACATAA
- the LOC6736084 gene encoding inorganic pyrophosphatase, translated as MLAKITRSSFYASRAVARLSGSIPTSPAALASNCRYIQIERKRTKPHEMALYETVEKGAKNSPSYSLYFKNKCGNVISPMHDIPLYANEEKTIYNMVVEVPRWTNAKMEISLKTPMNPIKQDIKKGKLRFVANCFPHKGYIWNYGALPQTWENPDHIEPSTGCKGDNDPIDVIEIGYRVAKRGDVLKVKVLGTIALIDEGETDWKIIAIDVNDPLASKVNDIADVDQYFPGLLRATVEWFKIYKIPDGKPENQFAFNGDAKNADFANTIIAETHKFWQNLVHQSPASGSISTTNITNRNSEHVIPKEEAEKILAEAPDGGQVEEVSDTVDTWHFIHLK; from the exons ATGTTGGCGAAAATTACAAGGAGTTCATTTTACGCTTCACGTGCGGTCGCTCGTTTGTCCGGTTCGATTCCAACGTCACCAGCGGCCCTTGCCAGCAATTGCAGATATATTCAGATAGAGCGGAAGCGCACGAAACCACACGAGATGGCTCTGTACGAAACCGTTGAGAAGGGCGCCAAGAATTCGCCGAGCTACAGCCTGTATTTCA AAAACAAGTGCGGCAATGTCATCTCGCCGATGCACGACATTCCACTGTACGCCAACGAGGAGAAAACCATCTACAACATGGTGGTGGAGGTGCCACGTTGGACCAACGCCAAAATGGAG ATTAGCTTGAAGACACCTATGAATCCCATCAAGCAGGACATCAAGAAGGGTAAGCTGCGCTTCGTGGCGAACTGCTTCCCGCACAAGGGCTACATCTGGAACTACGGAGCCCTGCCCCAGACCTGGGAGAACCCCGACCACATCGAGCCCTCCACCGGCTGCAAGGGCGACAACGATCCCATCGATGTAATCGAGATTGGCTACCGTGTGGCTAAGCGCGGCGACGTGCTGAAGGTCAAGGTGCTGGGCACCATTGCCTTGATTGATGAGGGCGAAACCGACTGGAAGATCATCGCCATCGATGTGAACGATCCGTTGGCATCGAAGGTCAATGACATCGCCGATGTGGACCAGTACTTCCCGGGTCTGCTTCGTGCCACCGTTGAGTGGTTCAAG ATCTACAAGATCCCCGATGGCAAGCCTGAGAATCAGTTTGCTTTCAACGGCGATGCCAAGAATGCGGACTTTGCCAACACCATCATTGCCGAGACCCACAAGTTCTGGCAGAACTTGGTGCACCAGAGCCCCGCATCCGGCTCCATCTCCAC CACCAACATCACCAACCGCAACTCGGAGCACGTCATTCCCAAGGAGGAGGCCGAGAAGATACTGGCCGAGGCCCCCGATGGCGGCCAGGTCGAGGAGGTGTCTGATACAG TCGACACTTGGCATTTCATTCATCTCAAGTGA
- the LOC6736085 gene encoding E3 ubiquitin-protein ligase ZNF598: MHNGKPRSAARPSFHRRPKAGVANTTTDNAAVKPEALDSYTGNDDNACVVCFKNVEIFSIGDCDHPVCYECSTRMRVLCQQNECPICRHVLSKVLFTLDKLPYRELEANNRSDLYSKKYRIGFCTAEIRQQFFKLLDHPCPKCDAPPYRTFEGLRNHVRSEHHLLYCDLCVETLNIFTFERRCYTQAELQLHNTKGDPDNRSHRGHPLCEYCNKRYVDRDELFRHLRREHYFCHFCDADGCNEFYNDYADLAEHFREEHFLCEEGKCATEQFVGAFRNEIEYKAHVANVHGKSLNKQQAKQTRTLQVEITLGPRGRSGQTEQGIASVRTRNDEHNDYQNDLPSITQRHVSIDAGNEEQFPTLRGTSTAPSVSLVRPPPPSMRNLSGTSGLARTKENFPALGGGNGGGVTGPTSSSIAARAAQSQQPVAAVFKKPTSAAGSGSRSGPPGNGMLLHVSNRPAAVPKKAATPQVDFPALPGKGNKKNLRNLEEDMLPSGSALPMANISAKHRSLADDYVSVASPSTFQKLQMVQKEEDEAKARQEALKKSAPKLTAAEFPSLGPSASASSNRATAPKPSSGSPSLNWSKPVNEKKQRELENRKAKVAPAPVLPSPTSKPATKASNNNVQEQQANKKDKKQKDKKSNQENQPKTAKPKERNNNNEQKANGSPPTPIRAPPGLKPGGPLKPPPGFVSNVTVNSVAKLPNNLTFTSSLGESYDIVPSPYTYTDPPNTEIRNQKLVDEVMSLLKTPEALNEFRLLSSKFRDGSCSGQAYYEHCQCAMLSSFYNLFPELLAMLPDISKQQELYLVHKQHLNSLPPAERKSLPALEVCKVCKQILISADLKGHQQAHELTKHFPVLGSSASNTHRN, from the exons ATGCATAACGGAAAGCCGAGATCCGCGGCCAGGCCGTCGTTCCACCGCCGTCCCAAAGCCGGAGTGGCCAACACCACCACTGATAACGCTGCTGTCAAACCGGAGGCCTTGGACAGCTATACTGGCAACGACGACAACGCCTGCGTGGTGTGCTTCAAGAACGTGGAAATTTTCTCCATCGGTGACTGTGATCATCCCGTGTGCTACGAGTGCTCCACTCGAATGAGGGTCCTCTGCCAGCAGAACGAGTGCCCCATCTGCCGCCACGTCCTGTCCAAG GTTTTGTTCACTCTGGACAAGCTGCCCTATCGCGAACTGGAGGCCAATAACCGCTCTGATTTATACAGCAAGAAGTACCGCATCGGTTTCTGCACCGCAGAGATAAGACAGCAGTTCTTCAAACTGCTCGACCATCCCTGCCCGAA ATGCGATGCACCTCCATACCGCACGTTCGAGGGCCTTCGCAACCATGTGCGCAGCGAGCACCACCTTCTGTACTGTGACCTGTGCGTCGAGACCCTCAACATCTTCACCTTCGAACGGAGGTGCTACACTCAGGCGGAGCTGCAGCTACACAACACCAAGGGCGATCCGGACAATCGGTCGCATCGCGGTCATCCGTTGTGCGAATACTGCAATAAACGCTATGTGGACCGTGATGAGTTGTTCCGTCATTTGCGCCGTGAGCACTACTTCTGCCACTTTTGCGACGCCGATGGCTGCAATGAGTTCTACAATGACTATGCGGATCTGGCGGAACATTTCCGGGAGGAGCACTTTCTCTGCGAGGAGGGTAAGTGCGCCACCGAGCAGTTCGTCGGCGCATTCCGCAACGAAATCGAGTACAAGGCGCACGTGGCCAACGTGCACGGAAAGTCGCTTAACAAGCAGCAGGCCAAGCAGACGCGCACCTTGCAGGTGGAGATCACTTTGGGGCCTCGTGGACGTAGTGGGCAGACGGAGCAGGGCATAGCCAGCGTGAGAACCAG GAATGACGAGCACAACGACTACCAGAACGATTTGCCTTCGATTACCCAGCGCCATGTGAGCATTGATGCTGGTAACGAGGAGCAGTTTCCCACATTGAGAGGCACTTCCACAGCTCCCAGCGTATCCTTGGTAAGACCGCCGCCGCCCTCGATGCGCAATCTTAGTGGAACTTCTGGTCTTGCTCGGACCAAAGAAAACTTCCCGGCCCTGGGAGGAGGAAATGGAGGTGGCGTTACTGggcccaccagcagcagcattgccGCCAGGGCTGCTCAATCGCAGCAACCCGTGGCCGCTGTCTTTAAGAAACCCACAAGCGCGGCAGGTTCTGGCAGTCGAAGTGGGCCTCCTGGTAACGGAATGCTACTGCATGTGTCAAATCGACCAGCAGCTGTGCCCAAAAAGGCTGCTACGCCGCAAGTAGACTTTCCTGCATTACCGGGTAAGGGAAACAAGAAGAACCTGCGCAACCTGGAGGAGGATATGCTGCCCAGCGGATCGGCACTGCCGATGGCGAACATCTCGGCTAAGCATCGGTCTCTGGCCGATGACTACGTGTCAGTGGCTAGCCCGAGCACTTTCCAAAAGCTTCAAATGGTAcaaaaggaggaggacgaggccAAAGCGCGCCAGGAGGCTTTGAAGAAGAGTGCTCCCAAACTCACTGCGGCGGAATTCCCTAGCCTCGGACCGAGTGCCAGCGCCAGCTCGAACAGGGCGACTGCTCCAAAGCCCAGCAGTGGATCTCCCTCATTGAACTGGTCGAAGCCAGTTAACGAGAAAAAGCAGCGTGAGCTGGAGAATCGCAAGGCCAAAGTGGCGCCGGCCCCGGTTCTGCCGAGTCCAACATCGAAACCTGCCACCAAGGCAAGCAATAACAATGTCCAAGAGCagcaggcaaataaaaaggatAAAAAGCAGAAGGATAAGAAGAGCAACCAGGAGAATCAGCCTAAGACGGCCAAACCGAAGGAGAGAAATAATAACAACGAACAAAAAGCCAATGGGTCTCCGCCTACGCCAATACGTGCGCCACCCGGCTTAAAACCTGGTGGACCGCTAAAACCACCACCAGGATTCGTGTCTAACGTGACTGTTAACTCGGTGGCCAAGCTGCCCAACAATCTCACGTTCACCAGTTCGCTGGGCGAGTCGTATGACATTGTACCCAGTCCGTATACGTACACCGATCCACCAAATACCGAGATAAGGAATCAG AAACTGGTTGATGAGGTTATGTCCCTACTGAAGACCCCAGAGGCATTGAACGAATTCCGTTTGCTTTCGTCCAAGTTCCGCGACGGATCCTGTTCTGGCCAAGCCTATTACGAGCACTGCCAGTGCGCCATGCTGAGCTCATTTTACAACCTGTTCCCGGAGCTGCTGGCCATGCTGCCGGACATAAGCAAGCAACAG GAACTTTACTTAGTGCACAAACAACACCTGAACAGCTTGCCGCCCGCCGAGCGCAAATCCTTGCCCGCGCTTGAAGTTTGTAAGGTGTGCAAACAGATCCTCATCTCCGCCGACTTAAAGGGCCACCAGCAGGCGCATGAGCTGACCAAACACTTTCCCGTACTCGGGAGCTCAGCTTCCAACACGCATCGCAATTGA
- the LOC6736086 gene encoding unconventional prefoldin RPB5 interactor-like protein, translated as MDRREDALLQALQTNASETERWEAFKRDYESTVRNLDKFAQNLSVEVMVPIGRKALMPGELIHTNELLVGHYEGYFSACSAHKAKEICQYRLKLAEEQLKKLAVENDLWQKKLYTPFAEGAVPSGDQVEIVEDFNEESHNKWLAEHRKRMRQQKQKERLEREVEPAEKDNEVLRKLEEREMMEELGLDPDNIDEGQLHDMLSQEPQKSNNESSPKSLTQEEEDELWKKLEAEEQNEAAELSSEAEESLKTTDKLVRQLMSGETETPSSKKRTAGTKRNVEIQEAIAEDDDDDDDGDQEEEVRTIREQMALLPNEDREPFLRAQLHVLKAKMRKIQKVNFISDELIHLMNVVVMLEDDLQDLIFEQELEASEEEEEVVKNSHLPEEPSEELLTAPEASTNKRRISFALDDEKLEFRREETVAEMLPNAKKNSRDIIKLDAPVKPAGDPQPVSIKTKRQSNQDILQKVERNIEFVKENQSVQDFDLLNRIMEESTGLINTLHISFTHSGAIPSPSSDQSDGIPGKPSDFYEKYEKDRARLNDSFPIYVNGFEGEEQVKVPIMSEAARGSAYEDPRSQFSKPNSSDISCTHSGAIPSPSNDQSDYIPGNPSDCYEKDRAQFSEPNSSTDPESAVKSILRNKSAVDLEPHNVNQQPKKGKKGRKQKKKERTLDDDLRDMSAYQKVMHDLVEKEPTAPEPLPPGKFIDSHAPKKRVSRFKEQRALNKT; from the exons atggacCGGCGAGAGGATGCTCTGCTGCAG GCCCTCCAAACGAACGCCAGCGAGACAGAGCGCTGGGAAGCCTTCAAGCGCGATTATGAGAGCACCGTCCGGAACTTGGACAAGTTCGCCCAGAATCTCAGCGTGGAGGTTATGGTGCCCATTGGACGAAAGGCGCTGATGCCCGGCGAGCTGATCCACACCAACGAGCTTCTGGTGGGTCACTACGAGGGCTACTTCTCCGCCTGCTCCGCCCACAAGGCCAAGGAGATCTGCCAGTACCGCCTGAAGCTGGCCGAAGAGCAGCTGAAGAAGCTGGCCGTGGAGAACGATCTTTGGCA GAAAAAACTCTACACTCCATTTGCGGAGGGGGCGGTTCCCAGTGGCGACCAAGTAGAAATTGTGGAGGATTTTAACGAGGAGTCTCACAACAAGTGGTTGGCGGAGCACAGAAAGCGAATGCGTCAGCAAAAGCAGAAGGAGCGGCTCGAACGGGAGGTGGAACCTGCGGAGAAAGATAATGAAGTGCTGCGGAAGCTAGAAGAGCGAGAAATGATGGAGGAACTGGGTCTAGATCCAGATAATATCGACGAGGGTCAGTTGCACGATATGCTGAGTCAAGAACCTCAGAAATCCAACAACGAAAGTAGTCCTAAATCCTTAACCCAGGAAGAGGAGGATGAGCTGTGGAAGAAGCTGGAAGCCGAGGAGCAGAACGAAGCCGCGGAGCTCAGCTCAGAAGCAGAAGAAAGCCTTAAAACAACGGATAAACTAGTGCGCCAGCTCATGTCCGGAGAAACAGAAACTCCATCTTCCAAAAAACGCACTGCAGGCACCAAAAGAAACGTGGAAATACAGGAAGCCATAGCAgaagatgacgatgatgatgatgacggtGACCAGGAGGAAGAGGTGCGAACCATACGGGAGCAGATGGCGCTGCTGCCCAACGAAGATCGTGAGCCGTTCCTCAGAGCTCAACTGCATGTACTCAAAGCAAAAATGAGGAAGATACAAAAAGTCAACTTTATAAGCGACGAGCTGATTCACTTGATGAATGTGGTGGTCATGCTAGAGGACGACCTACAGGATTTGATATttgagcaggagctggaggccagcgaggaagaggaggaagtAGTCAAAAACAGTCATCTTCCAGAGGAGCCAAGCGAAGAGCTTTTGACTGCACCTGAAGCCAGCACAAATAAACGTCGCATTTCGTTTGCCCTCGACGACGAAAAACTTGAATTCAGAAGGGAGGAGACCGTTGCCGAAATGTTGCCCAATGCGAAAAAGAACTCGAGGGATATCATTAAGTTAGATGCCCCTGTTAAACCGGCAGGAGATCCACAACCCGTATCCATTAAAACAAAACGTCAATCAAACCAGGATATCTTGCAAAAAGTGGAAAGGAACATTGAGTTTGTCAAGGAAAACCAGAGTGTCCAGGACTTCGATTTGCTCAATCGAATTATGGAAGAGTCTACGGGACTTATCAACACCTTACACATAAGTTTCACACATTCCGGTGCCATACCTTCGCCCAGTAGTGATCAAAGCGATGGCATACCAGGAAAACCCTCTGATTTCTATGAGAAGTATGAGAAGGACCGAGCGCGGCTGAATGATTCGTTTCCTATCTATGTGAACGGTTTTGAAGGCGAGGAGCAAGTTAAAGTTCCCATAATGAGCGAAGCTGCTCGTGGATCAGCCTATGAAGATCCCAGAAGTCAG TTCTCCAAGCCCAATTCTTCAGACATAAGTTGCACACATTCCGGTGCCATACCTTCGCCCAGTAATGATCAAAGCGATTACATACCTGGAAACCCCTCTGATTGCTATGAGAAGGACCGAGCGCAGTTCTCCGAGCCCAATTCCTCTACTGACCCTGAATCAGCGGTAAAGTCGATCCTACGAAACAAATCTGCTGTGGACCTGGAGCCGCATAATGTCAACCAGCAGCCCAAGAAGGGAAAGAAGGGCCGGAAGCAAAAGAAGAAGGAGCGCACCTTGGACGACGACCTGCGCGACATGAGCGCCTACCAAAAGGTCATGCATGATCTCGTGGAGAAGGAGCCGACTGCGCCGGAGCCTCTGCCCCCGGGCAAGTTCATAGACTCGCATGCGCCCAAGAAGCGGGTTAGCCGCTTCAAGGAGCAGCGAGCCCTTAACAAAACGTAG
- the LOC6736087 gene encoding RNA polymerase II subunit A C-terminal domain phosphatase has product MQNIADEEGATPSHAPGGVAASGAAEGDDGGGGNGCKNSASGNGNNNASGGGIIVLRAALGENEARAVINKWRVREGQFVSAAQILFLYQPVGEDAKDAGKPGGDSAIQRYKSQRAGVVKKRLRKEGELLTKGDAILELSECIHTTVIKDMCADCGADLRQNENGQTSEASVPMVHTMPDLKVTQKLAQKLGHDDTRRLLADRKLVLLVDLDQTVIHTTNDTVPDNIKGIYHFQLYGPHSPWYHTRLRPGTAEFLERMSQLYELHICTFGARNYAHMIAQLLDPEGKFFSHRILSRDECFNATSKTDNLKALFPNGDSMVCIIDDREDVWNMASNLIQVKPYHFFQHTGDINAPPGLSKHELDGEGVDFKEITEKHGDKDKTESSSEVKPEDTDKGDNTVTSTSKDDDVNEESVDVFELEGDAKDPEVSNASSATEAPKEPRDKLNGKTNTEDIVVIDDSSSGSPDAEKAASDGEDVVVIDDNSKESTKAEVPPTPAENNEVVASSTTSPEEKRPSADADVATTSKTPSLRAPLEGQKQIEIEDPDDYLLYLEVILRNIHKRFYSIYDETTEIPDLKVIVPKIRSEVLRGKNLVFSGLVPTQMKLEQSRAYFIAKSLGAEVKPNIGKEITHLVAVNAGTYKVNAAKKEPAIKVVNANWLWTCAERWEHVEEKLFPLDRKVRNKGRQPPAHCHSPEHVVNYSERSEISPSSSKQQEEQSGNFRETLNPLLVFTNADIESMNKDYETFFESDSSSDEGPVNFENPPMDKKLLKRKREDDNSNRAHDFFTRSEDIMIGAPNLVEVDISSNEEADDNNEKEDDDDEMPSAKFRRGEDLPSDLELGSESNSEKEPEDEDDGEWNMMGAALEREFLGLEDFDM; this is encoded by the exons ATGCAGAACATAGCGGACGAGGAGGGCGCGACGCCCAGCCACGcgccagggggcgtggccgcatCTGGAGCTGCCGAAGGCGATGATGGCGGCGGAGGAAACGGTTGCAAGAACAGCGCCagcggcaacggcaacaacaacgccagCGGTGGCGGCATCATTGTTTTGAGAGCTGCGCTGGGAGAGAACGAGGCGAGAGCGGTAATCAATAAATGGCGGGTACGCGAGGGACAATTCGTGTCGGCTGCCCAAATCCTTTTTCTTTACCAGCCCGTGGGCGAGGACGCGAAGGACGCGGGAAAGCCGGGCGGGGACAGTGCCATCCAGAGGTACAAGTCCCAGCGCGCCGGAGTGGTGAAGAAGCGGCTTCGCAAGGAAGGGGAGCTTCTTACGaaggg GGATGCCATTCTGGAGCTGTCCGAGTGCATACACACCACGGTCATCAAGGACATGTGCGCGGACTGCGGAGCCGACTTGCGTCAGAACGAGAAT GGACAGACCTCCGAGGCCTCGGTGCCAATGGTGCACACCATGCCCGATCTTAAGGTCACCCAGAAGCTGGCCCAGAAGCTCGGGCACGACGACACCCGCCGCCTGCTGGCGGACAGGAAGCTCGTCCTGCTCGTCGATCTCGATCAGACGGTGATCCACACCACCAACGACACTGTGCCGGACAACATCAAGGGCATCTACCATTTCCAGCTGTACGGACCGCACTCCCCGTGGTACCACACGCGCCTGCGCCCCGGCACGGCTGAGTTTCTGGAGCGCATGTCCCAGCTGTACGAGCTGCACATTTGCACTTTTGGTGCGCGCAACTACGCGCACATGATTGCCCAGCTGCTGGATCCGGAGGGCAAGTTCTTCTCGCACAGGATTCTGTCCAGAGACGAGTGTTTCAACGCCACCAGCAAGACGGACAATTTGAA GGCTCTGTTTCCGAATGGCGATTCCATGGTGTGCATCATAGACGATCGCGAGGATGTGTGGAACATGGCTTCCAATTTGATTCAGGTTAAGCCCTACCACTTCTTTCAACACACTGGTGACATCAATGCCCCGCCGGGCTTGTCCAAGCATGAACTGGATGGCGAAGGCGTTGACTTCAAAG AGATTACCGAGAAACATGGGGACAAAGATAAGACGGAATCCAGCAGCGAAGTCAAACCAGAAGACACCGATAAGGGCGATAATACCGTCACAAGCACAAGCAAAGATGACGATGTAAACGAGGAGTCGGTAGACGTGTTCGAACTAGAGGGCGATGCCAAGGATCCAGAGGTTTCCAACGCCTCAAGCGCTACAGAAGCACCCAAAGAGCCGAGAGACAAATTGAATGGCAAGACTAATACAGAGGATATTGTGGTCATAGACGACAGTTCATCTGGCTCACCAGATGCTGAAAAAGCAGCCAGCGATGGCGAAGACGTAGTTGTTATTGATGATAATTCCAAGGAGAGCACAAAAGCCGAGGTGCCCCCCACGCCGGCAGAAAATAACGAGGTTGTGGCCTCATCCACCACTTCGCCGGAGGAGAAGCGCCCGTCTGCTGACGCGGATGTGGCCACCACGTCTAAGACGCCCAGCTTACGAGCACCGCTCGAGGGGCAAAAGCAGATAGAGATTGAAGACCCCGACGATTACCTGCTGTATCTAGAGGTCATACTTCGTAACATTCACAAGCGATTCTATTCTATTTACGACGAGACCACGGAAATACCCGACCTAAAGGTCATCGTTCCGAAGATTCGGAGCGAAGTGCTGCGCGGCAAGAACCTGGTGTTCTCTGGCCTGGTGCCCACGCAGATGAAGCTTGAGCAGTCGCGGGCATATTTCATAGCCAAGAGCCTGGGAGCCGAAGTGAAGCCCAATATCGGCAAGGAGATAACGCATCTAGTGGCGGTCAACGCAGGCACCTACAAGGTTAACGCCGCCAAAAAAGAGCCTGCCATCAAAGTGGTCAATGCGAATTGGTTGTGGACCTGCGCCGAGCGCTGGGAGCATGTGGAGGAGAAGCTATTTCCACTGGACCGAAAGGTGCGCAACAAGGGTCGCCAGCCACCCGCCCATTGCCATAGTCCCGAGCACGTGGTCAACTACAGCGAGCGTTCGGAGATCTCACCCTCGAGCAGcaagcagcaggaggagcagagCGGCAACTTCCGCGAAACGCTGAATCCGCTGCTGGTCTTCACCAACGCAGATATCGAGTCCATGAATAAGGACTACGAAACATTCTTCGAGTCAGACTCGTCCAGCGACGAGGGTCCTGTAAATTTTG AAAATCCACCCATGGACAAGAAGCTGCTGAAGAGAAAGCGCGAAGATGATAATTCCAACAGGGCTCACGACTTTTTCACGCGAAGCGAGGATATAATGATTGGAGCGCCCAACCTCGTGGAGGTGGACATTAGCTCGAACGAGGAGGCCGATGACAATAACGAGAAGgaggacgatgacgatgagATGCCCAGCGCCAAGTTTAGGAGAG GGGAGGACCTGCCCTCCGACCTGGAGCTTGGATCCGAGTCCAACAGCGAGAAGGAAccggaggacgaggacgacggCGAATGGAACATGATGGGCGCCGCTCTGGAAAGGGAGTTCCTCGGCCTGGAGGACTTTGACATGTAG